In Phacochoerus africanus isolate WHEZ1 chromosome 2, ROS_Pafr_v1, whole genome shotgun sequence, one DNA window encodes the following:
- the ANP32A gene encoding acidic leucine-rich nuclear phosphoprotein 32 family member A isoform X2: protein MEMDKRIHLELRNRTPSDVKELVLDNCRSNEGKIEGLTDEFEELEFLSTINVGLTSVANLPKLNKLKKLELSDNRISGGLEVLAEKCPNLTHLNLSGNKIKDLSTVEPLKKLENLKSLDLFNCEVTNLNDYRENVFKLLPQLTYLDGYDRDDKEASDSDAEGYVEGLDDDEEDEDEEEYDEDAQVVEDEEDEEEEEEGEEEDVSGEEEEDEEGYNDGEVDDEEDEEEPGEEERGQKRKREPEDEGEDDD from the exons GTGAAAGAGCTCGTCCTGGACAATTGTCGGTCAAATGAAGGCAAGATTGAAGGCCTCACAGATGAATTTGAAGAACTGGAGTTCTTGAGTACAATCAATGTAGGCCTCACCTCAGTCGCAAACTTACCAAAGTTAAACAAACTTAAGAAG CTTGAACTAAGTGATAACAGAATCTCAGGGGGCCTGGAAGTATTGGCAGAAAAGTGTCCGAACCTCACACATCTAAATTTAAGTGGCAACAAAATTAAAGACCTCAGCACAGTAGAGCCACTG AAAAAGTTAGAAAACCTCAAGAGCTTAGACCTTTTCAATTGCGAGGTGACCAACCTGAATGACTACCGAGAAAACGTGTTCAAGCTCCTTCCACAGCTCACGTATCTCGATGGCTACGACCGGGACGACAAGGAGGCCTCTGACTCAGACGCTGAGGGCTACGTGGAGGGCCTGGACGACGACGAGGAGGATGAGGATG AGGAAGAGTATGATGAAGATGCTCAGGTAGTGGAAGacgaggaggatgaggaggaggaggaggaaggtgaaGAGGAGGATGTGAGTGGAGAGGAAGAG GAGGATGAGGAAGGTTATAACGATGGGGAAGTAGACGATGAAGAAGATGAAGAGGAGCCTGGTG aagaagaaaggggTCAGAAGCGAAAACGAGAACCTGAAGACGAGGGAGAAGATGATGACTAA